One Trichoderma atroviride chromosome 7, complete sequence DNA segment encodes these proteins:
- a CDS encoding uncharacterized protein (EggNog:ENOG41), producing MAYNPYGGTQHRGRSHARYASANGLPAPHNPYGAPPGYGYPGAAPGMAAPPGLGMLLSSPASRIQATGC from the coding sequence ATGGCCTACAATCCCTATGGAGGTACTCAGCACAGAGGCCGTTCTCATGCTCGCTACGCATCAGCTAATGGACTCCCAGCACCGCACAATCCTTATGGCGCGCCACCTGGATATGGCTATCCGGGCGCGGCGCCTGGCATGGCCGCTCCTCCTGGGTTAGGTAtgcttctctcatctccagcatcgCGGATACAGGCCACTGGATGCTAA
- a CDS encoding uncharacterized protein (EggNog:ENOG41), with product MTDQHNPEEEPGLAWNEGQIKAEWRRERACRRYSPPTSDEKLRTIFLHQIPEGLGGDEGTKKLLGAVGKLRRWDPSDSTSEERKGTKFGFALYEDFDSLAAAVKLLSEEEVQIPTKKQPSTSDAPADDSFEDVEKTKLQVAVDATSLSYLESYKEGKAEDASFEQRIESARAALKQVIRELFYPPVAETADTNGDVAMGNTETEENVEVVNIPLAQEDELADIPPEMREVVAGEIAAFRERSIQRDMERLQREEELEEMERRRNGAGRSRLASPPRNSNNVPLGPRGVSVPNAPSGPKGQGGSNRVAFVNGGMNNSDPSARRDDEDTDASDEELWKRYTAERKAEDDKIYAEAERKWVNRERSRQAALERERERERHDIENLERRKQEQLEREKSWDDEREATRKSHMYYRDRAGWARKRNSDRAEEEARDEADRQAEKVERSREQARLEHARGMADDFLDQQAREMEQREAAAAAAAPQPFKLSLGAAAQRAQASRAAPQRRTIAEVEGLLDDEEVESTRRQLIPIQLDATSGAAGMSEEEISQAVRALAQEIPSEKDGLWAWEVKWDFMDDAVVRDKLRPFVEKKIVEYLGVQEEMLVEAVEEHLRKHGTAGALVEELEGALDDEAEDLVKKLWRMLIFFTECEKRGLPA from the exons ATGACCGACCAGCACAATCCGGAGGAAGAGCCGGGCTTGGCATGGAACGAGGGTCAGATCAAGGCCGAATGGCGGCGAGAGAGAGCATGCAGACGCTACTCCCCCCCGACGAGCGATGAGAAACTCCGAACGATCTTCCTACATCAGATTCCAGAGGGGTTGGGCGGAGATGAGGGCACCAAGAAGCTTCTTGGAGCCGTTGGTAAGCTGAGGCGCTGGGATCCGTCGGATAGCACGTCAGAAGAGCGAAAGGGAACCAAATTCGGCTTCGCCTTGTACGAGGACTTTGATTCCCTGGCAGCTGCGGTCAAGCTCCTTAGCGAAGAGGAGGTCCAAATCCCGACTAAGAAGCAGCCGAGTACTAGTGACGCTCCAGCCGACGATTCTTTTGAAGATgtggaaaagacaaaactgCAAGTGGCTGTGGACGCCACATCGCTCAGCTACCTGGAGTCTTACAAGGAAGGAAAAGCAGAGGATGCATCCTTTGAGCAGAGGATAGAGAGTGCCCGCGCTGCTCTGAAACAGGTTATCCGAGAGCTATTCTACCCCCCTGTTGCCGAGACAGCCGATACTAATGGCGATGTTGCCATGGGCAATACCGAGACGGAGGAGAACGTGGAGGTGGTCAACATACCTCTGGCCCAGGAAGATGAGCTGGCAGATATCCCCCCGGAAATGCGAGAGGTCGTTGCCGGAGAGATTGCTGCCTTCCGTGAGCGTAGTATTCAACGGGATATGGAACGTCTACAGCGAGAagaggagcttgaagaaaTGGAACGACGACGAAACGGCGCTGGCCGATCAAGACTGGCTTCGCCACCGAGAAACTCTAACAATGTGCCGCTGGGACCTCGAGGCGTATCGGTGCCCAACGCCCCTTCTGGACCCAAGGGCCAAGGCGGATCTAACAGAGTGGCTTTTGTGAATGGAGGAATGAACAATTCAGATCCGTCTGCTAGAAGAGACGACGAGGATACCGATGCCAGTGATGAAGAGCTTTGGAAGAGATATACGGCTGAACGCAAGGCCGAGGACGACAAGATTTATGCGGAAGCAGAGAGGAAATGGGTCAACAGAGAGCGATCACGACAGGCAGCACTAGAGCGAGAACGGGAGCGAGAAAGGCACGACATTGAGAATCtcgagagaagaaaacaggagcagctggagagggagaagtcCTGGGACGACGAACGAGAGGCGACGCGCAAATCGCACATGTACTACCGAGATCGCGCCGGCTGGGCAAGGAAACGAAATTCAGACCGCGCCGAGGAAGAGGCGCGAGACGAAGCCGACCGCCAGGCCGAAAAGGTGGAGCGTAGCCGCGAGCAGGCCCGGCTGGAACATGCTCGGGGCATGGCCGACGATTTCCTGGACCAGCAGGCTcgggagatggagcagcgcgaagccgccgccgccgccgccgcaccGCAGCCCTTCAAGCTGTCTCtcggagcagcagcccagcgaGCCCAAGCCTCACGCGCAGCGCCCCAGCGCCGCACAATCGCCGAGGTCGAAGGCCTcctggacgacgaggaagtCGAGTCCACCCGCCGCCAGCTCATCCCCATCCAGCTGGACGCCACCTCGGGCGCGGCAGGCATGTCGGAGGAAGAAATCTCGCAGGCCGTGCGGGCGCTCGCGCAGGAGATTCCGTCGGAAAAGGACGGCCTCTGGGCGTGGGAGGTCAAGTGGGACTTTATGGACGACGCGGTGGTGCGCGACAAGCTGCGGCCGtttgtggagaagaagattgtcgAGTATCTGGGCGTGCaggaggagatgctggtggAGGCTGTGGAGGAGCATTTGCGCAAGCATGGGACTGCTGGAGCGTTGGTGGAGGAGCTCGAGGGG GCACTCGACGACGAAGCAGAGGATCTGGTCAAGAAGCTCTGGCGcatgctcatcttcttcaccgaGTGCGAGAAACGAGGCTTGCCGGCGTAA
- a CDS encoding mitochondrial 37S ribosomal protein bS21m: protein METFFGLESERVELQEPLRTAKMAATSRYGSMMLSRLAAPAQARAFSTTLAVRFNASRPSFNERINPLVGNFVPPTPAPKPAAAPKSQPETVTKTAEPSAEFTPPPPPPPAESESPSSSSADKSQSKFPYNAADSSTSSFNFDIAEIVAARSAAWGQSLNVGDPLQRPKIRTEAVTGRTVFIQDRLSPTSAPTPAVAIRVLERMCRDQKVRNKYHSQKFHERKGLKKKRLRSQRWRARFKTGFKAAVSKVMELKKQGW, encoded by the exons ATGGAGACCTTTTTTGGCTTGGAGAGCGAAAGAGTCGAATTGCAGGAGCCATTGAGGACGGCAAAGAT GGCTGCGACCTCCAGATACGGCAGCATGATGCTGTCTAGACTTGCTGCCCCGGCGCAGGCCCGCGCATTTTCTACAACACTGGCTGTGCGATTCAACGCCTCGAGGCCGAGCTTCAACGAGAGAATAAACCCTCTGGTCGGCAATTTCGTTCCTCCTACGCCAGCTCCTAAGCCCGCCGCAGCGCCAAAGTCTCAGCCCGAAACAGTCACCAAGACAGCGGAGCCCAGCGCCGAATTCACACCACCACCCCCACCTCCTCCCGCTGAATCAGAATcaccatcatcctcctccgccgACAAGTCACAATCCAAATTCCCCTACAACGCCGCCGActcctccaccagctcctTCAACTTCGACATTGCCGAAATCGTCGCCGCCAGATCTGCCGCCTGGGGCCAGTCCCTCAACGTCGGCGACCCCCTCCAGCGGCCCAAGATCCGCACCGAGGCCGTCACCGGCCGCACCGTCTTCATCCAGGATCGCCTGTCCCCGACGTCGGCGCCTACGCCTGCTGTGGCGATTCGCGTGCTGGAGAGGATGTGCCGGGACCAAAAGGTGCGGAACAAGTACCACTCGCAGAAATTccatgagagaaaagggttgaagaagaagaggttgaggagTCAGCGGTGGAGGGCGAGGTTCAAGACGGGATTCAAGGCTGCTGTTAGCAAGGTGATGGAATTGAAGAAGCAGGGCTGGTAA
- a CDS encoding uncharacterized protein (EggNog:ENOG41), which translates to MAISISSPPKVDDVIVTAPRSHILLVTINRPKQLNCIRNDMHFQLEGLWKWYDAEPSLRCAIITGMGRAFCAGADLKEWNDRNAHPEEATKKTPASGFGGLSNRRGKKPIIAAVNGLCLGGGMEMILNTDMVIATVDARFALPEAARGVVPIQGALPRLIRSVGMQRASEMALLGRIYKADEMLRWGLVNHVLVRGGDVVGEALQWAIELANNSPDSVIVAREGLQAGWEAENPKQSTDRILADVYPQMDGGDNMTEGLRAFVEKRKPIWKDSKL; encoded by the coding sequence ATGGCCATATCCATCAGCTCACCCCCCAAGGTCGACGATGTCATCGTCACGGCGCCGCGCTCGCACATCCTGCTCGTCACCATCAACCGCCCCAAGCAGCTCAACTGCATCCGCAACGACATGCACTTCCAGCTCGAGGGCCTCTGGAAGTGGTACGACGCCGAGCCGTCGCTGCGGtgcgccatcatcaccggcaTGGGCCGGGCGTTctgcgccggcgccgaccTCAAGGAGTGGAACGACCGCAACGCCCACCCGGAGGAGGCGACCAAGAAGACGCCGGCGAGCGGCTTCGGCGGGCTGAGCAACCGCCGCGGCAAGAAGCCCATCATCGCGGCCGTCAACGGCCTGTGCCTGGGCGGCGGCATGGAGATGATCCTCAACACCGACATGGTCATCGCCACCGTCGACGCCCGCTTCGCGCTGCCCGAGGCTGCCCGCGGCGTGGTGCCGATCCAGGGGGCGCTGCCGCGGCTGATTCGCTCCGTGGGCATGCAGCGCGCGTCCgagatggcgctgctgggccgCATCTACAAGGCCGACGAGATGCTGCGGTGGGGGCTGGTCAACCATGTGCTTGTGCGCGGCGGCGACGTCGTGGGCGAGGCCCTGCAATGGGCCAttgagctggccaacaacTCGCCCGACTCGGTCATTGTGGCCCGCGAGGGCCTGCAGGCCGGCTGGGAGGCCGAGAACCCCAAGCAGAGCACCGACCGCATCCTGGCAGACGTCTATCCGCAGATGGACGGCGGAGACAACATGACGGAGGGCTTGCGCGCCTTTGtcgagaagaggaagccgaTCTGGAAGGACAGCAAGCTGTGA